A region of Mesotoga sp. Brook.08.105.5.1 DNA encodes the following proteins:
- a CDS encoding sodium-translocating pyrophosphatase, with the protein MNSLYFPLVAGIISTVFAFIMLRKTLSFSQGNDRMKELSKYVQEGASAFLEEEARKIFLVAIVLAAVLGIIFQSFKYPVVLLFGALVSELAGVIGMYAATRANARVAAGAEHGLANAFKVAFSSGSVMGLAVAGFSLTGLALVMLVFKSSFVFENITDISRAFGRISYIDGIMIISSYSLGASLIALFDRVGGGMYTKAADMSADLVGKIEEQIEEDDPRNPATIADNVGDNVGDVAGLGADILESYVASIVSAIVLAIFMKFADHGTMTEAQYYGLIILPVLIAAAGVLSSLIGVLVVANMKTKDAQKSLSFGNLFTGALVLGSVAIVIGVAAPDYAFKDSFIINPEFVSRWRLFFAIAAGLIAGIIISKLSEYYTSDEYKPTRKLAKDTQSGVAINITGGLALGMGSTIWPVITLAIAILAAYWSAGVYGIAIAALGMLSFVGYIVSVDSYGPVADNAGGIAQMAKLDPKVRKLTDRLDSVGNTTAAIGKGFAIGSAAFAALALIVSYIWGTAGTADEIVNNPVINLVEPYTLIGILIGGMLPFFFTSLLIKGVADTANLMIVEIRRQFKEIPGIRTGEAVPDYKRCIEITTKGAVSRMLTPGIVAIASPFIVGFLFGRSAVAGLLMGGLSSAIMIAIFSANAGGAWDNAKKYIETGEFGGKGTPTHEAAVVGDTVGDPLKDTVGPSMDILIKLMSVVSLVFGSLFPVTPFFM; encoded by the coding sequence ATGAACTCATTGTACTTTCCACTTGTAGCAGGGATTATCTCAACCGTTTTTGCCTTCATTATGTTGCGAAAGACTCTGAGCTTTTCGCAAGGTAATGATAGGATGAAAGAGCTTTCTAAGTATGTTCAGGAAGGTGCCTCTGCATTCCTTGAAGAAGAAGCAAGAAAGATATTCCTTGTGGCTATTGTACTGGCCGCAGTTCTAGGGATTATCTTCCAGTCGTTCAAGTATCCAGTTGTGCTGCTCTTTGGCGCGCTCGTCTCTGAGCTGGCCGGAGTTATTGGGATGTACGCTGCAACAAGAGCAAATGCGAGAGTTGCAGCGGGAGCGGAGCATGGTCTAGCGAACGCTTTCAAAGTTGCCTTCTCAAGCGGGTCTGTTATGGGGCTTGCTGTGGCCGGTTTCTCACTTACCGGTCTGGCACTTGTTATGCTTGTTTTCAAGAGCTCGTTTGTTTTTGAGAACATCACGGATATCTCCAGAGCTTTCGGCAGGATATCCTATATTGATGGAATCATGATCATTAGCTCTTACTCTCTAGGAGCCAGTCTCATAGCTTTGTTCGATAGGGTCGGCGGAGGAATGTATACGAAAGCCGCCGACATGAGTGCCGATCTCGTGGGGAAAATCGAAGAGCAGATAGAAGAAGACGATCCAAGAAATCCGGCTACCATTGCCGATAACGTTGGAGACAACGTGGGAGATGTCGCCGGTCTCGGTGCGGATATTCTTGAGTCCTATGTTGCTTCGATAGTCTCAGCGATCGTTCTGGCGATCTTCATGAAGTTCGCGGATCACGGGACGATGACCGAAGCACAGTATTACGGCCTGATAATCTTGCCTGTTCTAATAGCCGCCGCGGGCGTACTATCCTCTTTGATAGGCGTGCTTGTGGTCGCGAATATGAAGACCAAAGATGCTCAGAAGAGCTTGAGCTTTGGAAACCTCTTTACAGGGGCTCTTGTTCTGGGCTCCGTGGCCATAGTGATTGGAGTAGCGGCGCCGGACTATGCCTTTAAGGACAGCTTCATCATCAATCCTGAGTTTGTTTCCAGATGGAGACTCTTTTTTGCAATAGCAGCCGGACTCATCGCGGGAATAATCATTTCGAAGCTGAGTGAATACTATACATCGGATGAATATAAGCCGACTAGAAAGCTTGCAAAGGATACCCAGAGCGGAGTGGCCATAAATATCACTGGCGGTCTTGCTCTTGGAATGGGAAGTACCATTTGGCCGGTAATAACACTTGCAATTGCAATTCTTGCCGCTTACTGGTCTGCAGGAGTTTACGGAATAGCTATCGCAGCCCTTGGGATGCTTTCTTTTGTTGGATACATCGTCTCTGTCGACTCTTATGGTCCTGTTGCAGACAACGCAGGTGGAATAGCTCAGATGGCCAAACTCGATCCTAAGGTAAGAAAGCTCACCGACAGGCTCGACTCTGTCGGAAATACGACAGCGGCAATCGGAAAGGGATTCGCCATTGGTTCAGCGGCTTTTGCCGCCCTTGCCCTCATAGTCTCGTATATTTGGGGTACGGCGGGAACTGCCGACGAGATTGTGAACAATCCGGTGATCAACCTGGTTGAGCCATACACTCTAATTGGGATTTTGATTGGAGGTATGTTGCCCTTCTTCTTCACATCTCTATTGATCAAGGGTGTGGCCGATACCGCAAACCTTATGATTGTTGAGATCAGGAGACAGTTCAAAGAAATTCCTGGCATCAGAACGGGCGAGGCGGTGCCTGACTATAAGAGATGCATTGAGATAACAACCAAAGGTGCCGTAAGCAGAATGCTTACCCCAGGAATAGTTGCAATCGCTTCTCCATTCATTGTCGGCTTTCTCTTTGGCCGATCTGCCGTGGCAGGGCTGTTGATGGGAGGACTGTCAAGCGCTATCATGATCGCAATATTTAGCGCAAACGCCGGCGGAGCCTGGGACAACGCAAAGAAGTACATTGAAACGGGAGAGTTCGGCGGAAAAGGTACTCCAACACACGAAGCGGCTGTCGTTGGCGATACGGTGGGAGATCCTCTCAAGGATACAGTTGGCCCGTCGATGGATATTCTTATCAAGCTGATGTCTGTTGTTTCTCTGGTGTTTGGTTCACTCTTCCCGGTAACTCCGTTCTTCATGTGA
- a CDS encoding FAD-dependent monooxygenase: MHSKVVVIGAGPAGLAASRVLLREGVDFVLVDSRTFPREKGCGGGLTPRALKILRQVFPDVEIQGFETRELSVNALSEGSFKYIVSLVSKRPIFNKVDRKEFDQSLLKSILERDGRLVVSRVLEVKRVKEAFAIMTDGRELSSDYVIISAGVFGAKLVGQEPPCYSVIYHGYSSPTGNASITFVPNGYLWSFPGESYDSVGGGIYPDCENVSSYEEMSTLIKRVFDEEIELSGTPIPTFDSEVVLKLNNLERGLLFAGDSAGLIDNWIGAGIDFALDSGRQAALSIVEDGYKGKTANERYLERLFPIARHLQIADAFRKRFNANLDEKLDLLKGKTAGKLLINYLSGYVKGPYWLTLKSLFTGGVESRSTHN; this comes from the coding sequence ATGCATAGCAAGGTTGTTGTCATTGGAGCTGGTCCTGCGGGCTTGGCCGCATCAAGAGTTTTGCTGAGAGAGGGCGTTGATTTCGTCCTTGTGGACTCCCGGACTTTTCCGAGGGAAAAGGGTTGTGGTGGCGGGCTGACGCCAAGAGCACTAAAAATCCTTAGGCAGGTATTTCCGGATGTGGAGATCCAGGGTTTTGAAACCCGCGAGTTATCGGTCAATGCTCTGTCGGAAGGAAGTTTCAAATACATAGTGTCCTTGGTTTCGAAGAGGCCTATCTTTAATAAGGTCGATAGGAAGGAGTTTGACCAGTCCCTTCTAAAATCTATTCTAGAGAGAGACGGACGGCTCGTTGTCTCGAGAGTGCTAGAAGTCAAGAGAGTCAAAGAAGCCTTTGCGATAATGACAGACGGCAGAGAGTTGAGTTCGGATTACGTGATAATCTCCGCAGGTGTTTTCGGGGCAAAGTTAGTCGGTCAGGAACCTCCTTGTTACAGTGTCATATATCACGGATACAGCTCTCCAACGGGTAATGCCTCCATAACGTTTGTCCCCAACGGTTATCTTTGGAGTTTTCCTGGCGAGTCGTATGATTCAGTAGGCGGGGGAATTTATCCTGATTGTGAAAATGTCTCTTCCTATGAAGAAATGAGCACACTGATTAAGAGAGTCTTTGATGAGGAAATTGAACTTTCGGGAACTCCTATTCCTACATTCGACAGTGAGGTAGTGCTGAAACTGAACAACCTGGAAAGAGGTCTGTTATTTGCGGGCGATAGCGCAGGCCTTATCGATAACTGGATAGGTGCCGGGATTGACTTTGCACTTGATTCAGGAAGGCAGGCGGCCCTATCTATTGTTGAAGATGGTTACAAGGGAAAGACCGCAAACGAAAGATACCTGGAAAGGCTTTTCCCTATCGCGAGGCATCTGCAGATCGCAGACGCCTTCAGGAAGAGGTTCAACGCGAATCTTGATGAGAAACTAGATCTTCTTAAGGGAAAAACGGCTGGTAAACTGTTGATCAATTATTTGAGCGGTTATGTGAAAGGTCCGTACTGGCTCACCTTGAAGAGTCTCTTCACAGGTGGAGTCGAGAGCCGCTCAACACATAACTGA
- a CDS encoding MFS transporter → MDTKKAFSLISSCGFFLFGFTSIILGSALPAIEKSFGIDHQIAGVLLSLPTLAFMLSAVFVSAFSNKFGPFKLLAGGIVIITGGLTVLSIGRSFWLLLLGSMALSFGTGTMETSIGIGVSGMNYRKPGGALNLMHSLFALGSIISPLIVAAFLVDYNSWWKPFFVALFGGAFLVAFAPLLFRIPFVGSNQKATHFKKEVFSKKVFWLILAGVLLYVGYEIGFTSWLSSFVFETKGIEMRYASVFPALLWTGIFIGRLLAGFFVDRLGYELSLLFMVSIAFVSFGAALLLSSPVTIGIAVVFAGFGFSGTFPTLQAILISTMKDGIGFAIGMFTVAASIGGAISNFFVGFLGHQFGMMAGVLFIMFLIFLEIVVVLLIIRLKAVVKDA, encoded by the coding sequence ATGGACACGAAGAAAGCTTTCAGCCTTATTTCGTCATGTGGTTTTTTTCTCTTTGGATTTACATCGATAATACTGGGTAGTGCGCTGCCGGCAATCGAGAAGAGTTTTGGGATTGATCATCAGATAGCAGGAGTACTTCTTTCACTTCCTACTCTTGCTTTCATGTTGTCGGCGGTATTTGTGAGCGCTTTTTCGAACAAGTTCGGTCCATTCAAGTTGCTTGCCGGCGGGATAGTAATCATTACAGGTGGCTTGACAGTTCTCTCGATCGGGAGGTCATTCTGGCTGCTGCTTCTGGGGAGTATGGCTCTAAGCTTCGGAACAGGAACGATGGAGACGTCGATTGGAATTGGCGTTTCCGGAATGAACTACAGAAAACCGGGCGGAGCATTGAATCTGATGCACTCGCTATTTGCGCTAGGTTCGATCATATCGCCATTGATTGTTGCAGCTTTTCTTGTTGATTATAATTCTTGGTGGAAGCCATTCTTCGTTGCTCTTTTCGGTGGCGCATTTCTTGTAGCTTTTGCTCCGTTACTCTTCAGAATTCCTTTTGTCGGCAGTAATCAGAAGGCAACCCACTTCAAGAAGGAAGTGTTCTCCAAGAAGGTCTTCTGGCTAATACTCGCCGGAGTGCTCCTGTATGTAGGTTATGAAATTGGTTTTACGTCGTGGCTTTCAAGTTTTGTTTTTGAGACGAAGGGCATTGAGATGAGATATGCCAGTGTCTTTCCCGCACTGCTCTGGACGGGGATATTCATTGGTAGATTGCTTGCAGGCTTTTTCGTTGATCGACTGGGTTACGAGTTATCGCTCTTGTTTATGGTGAGCATTGCATTTGTCTCCTTTGGAGCAGCATTACTGCTTAGTTCTCCAGTTACCATCGGTATTGCCGTGGTCTTCGCCGGGTTTGGTTTTTCGGGAACATTCCCTACGCTTCAGGCGATTCTCATATCCACCATGAAAGACGGGATAGGTTTTGCCATTGGGATGTTTACTGTTGCAGCTTCAATAGGTGGAGCTATCTCCAATTTCTTCGTCGGTTTTCTCGGGCATCAATTCGGCATGATGGCAGGCGTTCTCTTCATCATGTTTCTAATCTTCCTCGAGATCGTTGTGGTGCTACTCATCATTAGACTCAAGGCGGTGGTAAAGGATGCATAG
- a CDS encoding ABC transporter ATP-binding protein has product MADLSVLEMRNITKAFPGILANDNISFDLRKGEVHALLGENGAGKTTLMNILFGIYKPDGGEILIEGDRVSISSPHNALKRGIGMVQQHFTVVPSFTVAENVVLGLKDMGFFVNTKSVESSIKNLGESYGLPVNPKARVWTLSVGEKQRIEILKLLYTGAKVIILDEPTAVLTPQETEVLFRAIRKLVSEGSSVIFISHKLDEVLQISDRVTVLRGGRFVGTEERSSIDRRSLVRMMVGRDVLLDFEKSTKEPGTTVLEVEDLTVKNDKNLEAVKSLSLNIRSGEILGIAGVAGNGQRELAEAIYGLRKPVHGTIRLNSKTLRHTDVAQRIRAGVAFVPQDRRALATCPSLSITENMFMKNAHTKYIPQSPFNVDFRAMQKATERLVSEYSISTPSTKTQARFLSGGNLQKLVLARELSTKPTVIIAEHPTRGLDVGAMEFVYKSLLAHKDRGAAILLLAGELYEIFRLSDRVAVMYEGQIMGYTPPDPKYTEEIGFMMAGSKQEEIA; this is encoded by the coding sequence TTGGCTGATCTTTCAGTTCTCGAAATGAGAAACATCACTAAAGCCTTTCCAGGAATTCTTGCAAATGATAACATTTCGTTCGATCTCCGAAAGGGAGAAGTGCACGCTCTACTTGGAGAAAATGGAGCAGGCAAGACGACCTTAATGAATATCCTTTTCGGAATTTACAAGCCCGATGGTGGAGAGATTCTCATTGAGGGAGACAGGGTGTCGATCTCTTCACCTCATAATGCGCTGAAGCGGGGAATAGGAATGGTGCAGCAGCATTTTACTGTAGTTCCCTCCTTCACGGTTGCCGAGAATGTTGTTCTCGGCTTGAAAGACATGGGCTTCTTTGTAAACACAAAATCAGTTGAATCGAGCATAAAGAATCTGGGAGAAAGCTATGGCCTACCCGTGAATCCGAAGGCAAGGGTCTGGACTCTCTCGGTCGGAGAGAAACAGCGAATCGAGATTCTAAAGTTGCTTTATACCGGCGCGAAAGTCATCATTCTTGACGAGCCAACGGCAGTCCTTACTCCTCAAGAGACTGAAGTCTTGTTCAGAGCAATAAGAAAGCTCGTGAGTGAAGGCTCTTCAGTGATCTTCATAAGTCACAAACTTGACGAGGTGCTCCAAATAAGCGACAGGGTTACGGTATTGAGAGGTGGCAGGTTTGTTGGAACTGAAGAGAGAAGTTCAATTGATAGAAGATCTCTCGTAAGAATGATGGTTGGAAGAGACGTTTTGCTGGACTTCGAGAAATCAACAAAGGAACCTGGTACTACTGTTCTGGAAGTTGAAGACTTGACCGTGAAAAATGACAAGAATCTTGAAGCGGTGAAGAGCTTGAGTCTGAACATCCGCTCTGGTGAAATACTAGGCATCGCAGGGGTCGCGGGTAATGGGCAAAGAGAGCTTGCAGAAGCCATTTATGGCCTTAGAAAACCTGTTCACGGTACGATTCGCTTGAACAGCAAGACTCTTCGTCACACGGATGTCGCTCAAAGAATTCGGGCAGGCGTGGCATTTGTTCCCCAGGACAGGAGAGCTCTGGCTACATGTCCCTCGCTGTCAATTACTGAGAACATGTTTATGAAGAACGCCCACACGAAGTACATTCCTCAGTCTCCGTTCAACGTAGATTTTCGTGCAATGCAGAAGGCCACGGAGCGACTCGTCAGCGAGTATTCGATTTCAACTCCGTCGACCAAGACTCAGGCAAGATTTCTTTCCGGAGGAAATCTTCAAAAACTCGTACTCGCGAGAGAGCTGTCAACTAAGCCAACTGTAATCATTGCAGAGCATCCTACAAGAGGTTTAGACGTGGGAGCAATGGAGTTTGTCTATAAATCCCTTCTTGCTCATAAGGATCGAGGAGCGGCTATCCTGCTTCTAGCCGGGGAACTCTACGAGATATTCAGGCTTTCAGATAGGGTTGCTGTGATGTATGAGGGTCAGATAATGGGGTACACACCTCCTGATCCAAAGTATACAGAGGAAATTGGTTTCATGATGGCCGGTTCAAAACAGGAGGAGATCGCGTGA
- a CDS encoding ABC transporter permease has translation MNNIESFILSTLSATVRAGTPLLFAVLGTIFTERSGVMNLGLEGLMLVGAIGGFVASYQTSNLLLAILVAMLAGAVLGLVHAFFTVTLRVNQIVSGLAITMLGTGLSGLWGRDYIGVIAKRFQPIRIPVLSDIPYLGQILFSHDLLVYISFLLVPVMWFFIYKTRPGLTLRAVGESPDAADAKGINVFAVRYIYTILGGSITAIGGAYLSLAYNSMWIENMTAGRGWIAIALVLFATWDPVKALIGAYLFGGITALGLRLQAVGAHVSPDFLKMLPYLLTIVVLFFTSTDTLKRKVGAPTSLGVPYSREERT, from the coding sequence ATGAATAATATCGAGTCTTTCATTCTCTCGACACTCAGCGCTACAGTCAGAGCGGGAACTCCTCTGCTGTTCGCGGTTCTCGGCACGATCTTCACTGAAAGATCGGGAGTGATGAATCTCGGATTAGAGGGTCTCATGCTGGTCGGAGCTATTGGAGGCTTCGTCGCCTCATATCAGACTTCAAACCTTCTACTTGCTATACTCGTCGCAATGCTTGCAGGAGCCGTTCTCGGCCTTGTTCATGCCTTCTTCACAGTAACTCTCAGAGTGAACCAGATCGTCAGCGGGCTCGCCATAACTATGCTCGGAACCGGTCTAAGCGGTTTGTGGGGAAGAGACTACATCGGGGTAATCGCAAAGCGTTTTCAGCCTATAAGAATTCCTGTATTATCGGATATTCCATATTTGGGTCAGATTCTTTTCAGTCACGACCTTCTCGTCTACATAAGTTTTCTGCTTGTTCCCGTCATGTGGTTCTTCATTTACAAGACACGACCCGGACTGACCCTAAGAGCAGTAGGCGAATCTCCCGATGCCGCAGATGCTAAGGGTATAAATGTATTCGCAGTCAGATACATCTACACTATTCTGGGAGGTTCAATTACAGCAATAGGCGGAGCTTATCTCTCGTTGGCCTATAACTCGATGTGGATCGAAAACATGACGGCCGGCAGGGGGTGGATAGCCATAGCTCTTGTGCTATTCGCAACCTGGGATCCTGTGAAGGCCTTGATAGGTGCATATCTCTTCGGAGGAATAACTGCCCTTGGATTGAGATTACAAGCAGTAGGAGCTCACGTCTCACCCGACTTTCTCAAGATGCTTCCATATTTGCTCACAATTGTCGTTCTCTTTTTCACTTCGACAGATACGCTGAAGAGAAAGGTAGGTGCGCCGACATCACTGGGAGTACCATATTCAAGAGAAGAGAGAACCTAA
- a CDS encoding ABC transporter substrate-binding protein, translating into MKRVLVCVLLLIGVLGFSTQTVGITSIVEHPALDAVRDGIIDVLEENGFKDGENIVIDFQNAQGSVSTAVTIAKQFVSLNPAVMIGIATPSAQALVNASKTIPIVFSAVTDPVSASLVPSFGKNPGNVVGISDMTPVKTQLQLLKLTLPQVETVGIIYNSGEANSVTIREFAKEACDALGMRLVDITGSTTVEMVTSLNAQIKDVDAIYIGTDNTAASSIQSISKVALREKIAIVAADIDIARSGGLIGFGFNYYQVGRATGELVVEILKGTPPSELETKILGQDSLILFVNTDIAEEIGIEIPQSVLDLANIVVTNGVETER; encoded by the coding sequence ATGAAGCGGGTTCTTGTATGTGTATTACTACTTATTGGAGTTCTTGGTTTCTCAACGCAGACAGTCGGAATTACTTCGATCGTCGAACACCCAGCGCTAGATGCAGTTAGAGACGGAATTATCGATGTACTTGAAGAGAATGGTTTCAAGGATGGAGAGAATATCGTAATCGATTTTCAGAACGCCCAGGGATCGGTATCAACCGCAGTAACAATAGCAAAACAGTTCGTTTCTCTGAACCCTGCAGTGATGATTGGAATTGCCACTCCTTCGGCACAGGCGCTGGTGAACGCCTCGAAGACAATTCCAATAGTCTTCAGTGCCGTCACCGACCCAGTTAGTGCCAGTCTAGTTCCTTCATTTGGCAAAAACCCGGGAAATGTAGTTGGAATCAGCGATATGACGCCAGTCAAGACTCAGCTCCAGCTTCTCAAACTGACTCTGCCACAAGTTGAGACGGTAGGGATTATCTACAATTCAGGAGAGGCAAACTCTGTAACGATAAGGGAGTTTGCCAAAGAGGCTTGTGACGCTCTGGGAATGAGGTTAGTCGATATTACCGGTTCCACAACAGTTGAAATGGTCACCTCTCTTAACGCTCAGATCAAAGATGTTGATGCTATCTACATCGGTACCGACAACACCGCAGCCTCGAGCATCCAGTCGATTTCCAAAGTCGCTCTAAGAGAGAAGATAGCGATAGTCGCGGCTGACATTGACATCGCAAGATCGGGCGGCCTCATCGGCTTTGGATTCAACTACTATCAGGTCGGTAGAGCTACTGGAGAGCTTGTCGTTGAGATTCTTAAGGGTACTCCTCCATCGGAACTTGAGACAAAGATACTTGGACAGGATTCCCTGATTCTTTTCGTAAACACTGACATTGCAGAAGAAATCGGTATTGAGATACCACAGTCTGTTCTTGATCTCGCAAACATCGTTGTAACTAATGGTGTAGAGACGGAAAGGTAA
- a CDS encoding ABC transporter permease: protein MKLRIEKRLAVPRYSSILVPILSVAAALLLMGIILLIFFYGRLGTLSLAFKETFEAYKEMLTWPFANRYGIFSTLMRMVPLAFVGLGLSFAYRMKIWNIGGEGQLYMGALAATWGALYLFKDVTSPVLMILLISVLGAAAGGIWALIPALMKAFAKTDEIVVTLMLNYVAIFWVDYLVYGPWKDPKGYGFPGTAPFPQQARFPTLFGGEFHIGFFLAVVLAFILFYVYRRTRWGMNSRIVGDNAQAARYSGISIIKYTIIALVVSGAIAGLGGAVQMMGVQHRLQHGFSPGYGYTAIIVAWLAKLNPIAILLVAFLFGGLLVGNDQLQMFYKLPMALISVFQGLVLFSLLGGEAIAKYRLRVSREEAVTNE from the coding sequence GTGAAGTTGAGAATAGAAAAGAGGCTAGCCGTCCCCAGATACTCCTCTATCCTTGTACCGATACTCTCAGTGGCCGCTGCGTTGCTGCTGATGGGAATCATTCTGTTGATCTTCTTCTACGGCCGACTTGGAACCCTGTCTCTTGCATTCAAAGAGACGTTTGAAGCATACAAGGAAATGTTGACTTGGCCCTTTGCGAACAGATACGGGATATTCAGTACACTAATGAGGATGGTCCCGCTGGCTTTCGTTGGGCTCGGCCTTTCATTTGCATACAGAATGAAGATATGGAACATAGGAGGTGAAGGCCAGCTCTATATGGGAGCATTGGCCGCTACCTGGGGAGCTCTTTACTTATTCAAAGATGTCACTTCGCCAGTACTTATGATTCTCCTAATTTCAGTTCTAGGAGCGGCAGCGGGTGGCATTTGGGCCTTAATTCCTGCATTAATGAAGGCATTTGCAAAGACCGACGAGATAGTGGTAACTCTTATGCTCAACTATGTCGCAATATTCTGGGTAGATTATCTTGTATACGGACCGTGGAAAGACCCGAAAGGTTATGGATTCCCGGGGACCGCGCCTTTTCCTCAGCAGGCAAGATTTCCGACTCTCTTCGGAGGCGAATTTCACATTGGCTTTTTCCTGGCAGTCGTGTTGGCGTTCATTCTCTTCTATGTGTACAGAAGGACAAGGTGGGGAATGAACTCGAGAATCGTAGGGGACAATGCGCAAGCAGCCAGATACTCGGGAATCAGCATAATAAAGTACACGATCATTGCGCTCGTTGTTAGCGGAGCAATAGCGGGCTTGGGAGGGGCCGTACAAATGATGGGAGTGCAACACAGACTGCAACACGGCTTCTCTCCAGGATACGGATACACTGCGATCATTGTAGCCTGGCTGGCCAAGCTGAACCCGATTGCAATTCTGCTTGTCGCATTTCTCTTCGGAGGACTACTCGTAGGAAATGATCAGCTTCAGATGTTCTATAAGCTGCCGATGGCTCTGATATCTGTATTTCAGGGGCTGGTACTTTTCAGCCTTCTCGGAGGAGAGGCTATTGCCAAATATAGATTGAGGGTATCGAGAGAGGAGGCAGTCACGAATGAATAA
- a CDS encoding Inner-membrane translocator: MAILEQGLIIGLMALGVYISFRIVDLPDLTTDGSFALGAAVAVRALVSGFPAWLAIMLAAATGALAGSITGTIHRKLKINVLLAGILVMTMLYSVNLRVMGGPNLPVPRVVPERSTQSFEEMSGGTGLDGLFGELEINTEKRTTKTTVVAKNIFNNDLDGSDLLLIVLIISAVVVVLSIVLKSDPGMTLRAFGSNPSGVVSFGISQNLLAIAGLTVANCIIGLSGGLFALYSGFSDATIGQGMVVTGLASVIMGEILLGRVKLFYGLLSPIVGGVIYQTLLSLAMRYGYRIGFLASDMKLLTAVFIITVIGLRQLSSSGGKRKVKQEVKRLWSNSKI; this comes from the coding sequence ATGGCGATTCTGGAACAGGGATTGATAATAGGCCTAATGGCCCTGGGAGTTTATATATCTTTCAGAATAGTTGATCTTCCTGACCTTACGACAGATGGATCCTTTGCCCTGGGAGCAGCGGTTGCGGTAAGGGCTCTGGTTTCCGGATTTCCTGCCTGGTTGGCGATAATGCTTGCGGCCGCCACGGGTGCTCTTGCTGGCAGCATAACTGGAACAATCCATAGAAAGCTCAAGATCAACGTTCTATTAGCCGGAATTTTAGTCATGACAATGCTTTACTCAGTAAATCTCAGGGTAATGGGCGGGCCGAATCTCCCTGTTCCTCGAGTCGTTCCTGAAAGGAGCACTCAAAGTTTTGAAGAGATGAGCGGCGGAACTGGTCTTGATGGCCTTTTTGGAGAGCTCGAGATCAATACTGAAAAACGCACAACAAAGACTACTGTTGTTGCAAAGAACATCTTCAACAACGATCTCGACGGATCCGACTTATTGCTCATAGTTCTCATAATTTCTGCTGTGGTTGTAGTTCTTTCGATTGTGCTGAAATCTGATCCTGGGATGACACTAAGAGCTTTTGGAAGTAATCCCTCGGGGGTGGTTTCTTTCGGTATCTCTCAGAATCTTCTCGCTATTGCGGGGCTTACCGTTGCGAACTGCATTATTGGGCTGAGCGGCGGTCTATTCGCGCTTTACAGCGGTTTCTCTGATGCCACAATCGGTCAAGGAATGGTCGTAACAGGACTGGCATCGGTAATAATGGGCGAGATACTTCTGGGAAGAGTTAAGCTCTTCTATGGTCTTCTCTCACCGATAGTGGGAGGTGTTATTTATCAGACGCTTCTCTCTCTGGCAATGAGGTATGGGTACAGAATCGGTTTTCTTGCAAGCGACATGAAACTACTCACAGCAGTCTTTATTATCACGGTAATTGGATTACGACAGCTCTCCTCGAGCGGAGGAAAACGAAAGGTTAAACAGGAGGTGAAGAGGTTATGGTCGAATTCAAAGATCTGA
- a CDS encoding ATP-binding cassette domain-containing protein, with protein sequence MVEFKDLTVVYNQGMENERVALRNVSLTIPEGQFVTIVGPNGAGKSTLLKVILGEVQPTSGLYIIDDKTMNCMKPHRLAEFIGRVYQDPNTGIFPALTIAENLIIASKKGNRPFRFSSVKEEAITLLRDLGLGLEDRMRTKAGELSGGQKQSLAMVMAILSKPRLLLLDEHTAALDPDSASRVMELTARINREYDITIIMITHNMEIANSYGERLMRLIDGEVANDGIREIMSRATSVMC encoded by the coding sequence ATGGTCGAATTCAAAGATCTGACGGTCGTATACAATCAGGGGATGGAAAACGAAAGAGTTGCCCTAAGAAATGTGAGTCTGACAATCCCCGAAGGGCAATTTGTCACCATAGTCGGACCCAATGGAGCAGGCAAGTCAACACTTCTCAAAGTAATTCTTGGTGAAGTTCAGCCCACATCGGGTTTATATATAATCGACGATAAGACGATGAATTGCATGAAGCCTCACAGACTTGCTGAGTTCATCGGAAGAGTCTATCAAGACCCAAATACGGGAATATTTCCGGCTCTTACAATAGCCGAGAACCTGATAATTGCATCGAAGAAAGGCAACAGGCCCTTCAGGTTCAGTTCTGTCAAAGAAGAGGCGATAACTCTTCTTAGGGATCTCGGGCTTGGACTGGAAGACAGGATGAGAACGAAAGCGGGAGAGCTCTCCGGAGGGCAAAAACAGTCTCTGGCTATGGTAATGGCCATCTTGTCGAAGCCCAGGCTGCTGCTTCTTGACGAACACACGGCTGCGCTTGATCCAGATAGCGCCTCAAGAGTAATGGAACTGACAGCCAGAATCAACAGAGAGTACGACATAACTATAATCATGATAACTCACAACATGGAAATCGCCAACTCTTACGGAGAAAGGTTGATGAGATTGATCGATGGTGAAGTTGCAAACGATGGAATAAGAGAGATAATGTCCAGAGCGACTTCAGTTATGTGTTGA